Proteins encoded within one genomic window of Candidatus Bathyarchaeum sp.:
- a CDS encoding carboxypeptidase M32: MTGSINSSYKKLLQKNKELKTLETAIGILHWDMETKMPPKGITMRSQQLAMLSKIAHQMSTDPEIGCLLEQIFEHSDYENLDLVQKRNLYLIKKNYDEDTKLPEKLVVETSKQTALTIDIWKKAKASKDFSKFKPELQKLFDLRKQAAEILMDVKQTVTPYDALIDIFEPKMTSEAISKVFNGLQKGLVAVLEKCVSSTKQPDLSVLNRHVRVETQKKIGELLAGFIGYDVCSDSSRGRIDETEHPFTTGYYDDVRITTHYYPNQFATSIFSVLHEGGHALYEQNLKPEWMLQPVGEACSMGFHESQSRFVENIVGRSKEFWTYFLPTLKQLTGTALSNVTVDDFVHAINHVQPSKIRVEADEVTYGLHVIIRFNLEKDLFADKISVDELPQIWNENYNKYLGVNIENDSEGVMQDTHWASGLFGYFPSYALGNIYSGQLLGCMNSQIPDWGNQLSEGNFQTVKDWLIQNVHSYGNLYNPPELIQKIAGTDLKVKPFLDYLNQKYSQLYQF; encoded by the coding sequence ATGACTGGGTCCATCAATTCAAGTTACAAAAAGCTGCTACAAAAAAACAAAGAACTCAAAACCCTTGAAACCGCCATTGGCATTTTGCATTGGGATATGGAAACAAAAATGCCCCCCAAAGGAATTACCATGCGCAGCCAACAACTTGCTATGCTCAGTAAAATTGCACATCAGATGAGTACTGACCCAGAAATTGGATGCTTACTTGAACAAATTTTTGAGCACTCCGATTACGAAAATTTGGATTTGGTTCAGAAAAGAAACCTTTACCTCATAAAGAAAAACTACGATGAAGATACAAAACTCCCCGAAAAACTGGTGGTGGAGACTTCCAAACAAACCGCATTAACCATCGACATTTGGAAAAAAGCCAAAGCCTCCAAAGATTTTTCAAAGTTTAAACCTGAACTGCAAAAGCTTTTTGATTTACGAAAGCAAGCTGCAGAAATTTTGATGGATGTTAAACAAACCGTTACGCCATATGATGCTTTAATTGATATTTTTGAGCCAAAAATGACCTCTGAAGCTATTAGTAAAGTCTTTAATGGACTACAAAAAGGGCTTGTTGCTGTTTTGGAGAAGTGTGTATCGTCTACAAAGCAACCTGACCTTTCTGTTCTTAATCGTCATGTTAGGGTTGAAACCCAGAAAAAAATTGGAGAATTGCTTGCAGGGTTCATTGGTTACGATGTGTGTTCTGATAGTTCGAGAGGCAGAATCGACGAAACCGAACATCCATTCACAACAGGTTACTATGATGATGTGCGGATAACTACCCATTATTACCCCAATCAGTTTGCTACTTCTATATTTTCTGTTTTGCACGAAGGCGGGCATGCACTGTATGAACAAAACCTGAAACCTGAATGGATGTTACAGCCTGTGGGGGAAGCCTGTTCTATGGGCTTTCATGAATCTCAGTCTCGTTTTGTGGAAAACATTGTTGGTCGTTCAAAAGAATTCTGGACATACTTTTTGCCTACTCTTAAACAACTCACTGGCACTGCACTTTCTAACGTTACCGTTGACGATTTTGTTCATGCCATCAATCATGTTCAGCCTTCAAAGATACGCGTAGAAGCCGACGAAGTCACCTACGGCTTGCATGTGATTATTCGCTTCAACCTTGAAAAAGACCTGTTCGCAGATAAGATTTCAGTAGATGAGTTGCCCCAGATATGGAATGAGAACTACAACAAATACTTGGGCGTGAACATCGAAAACGATTCTGAAGGTGTAATGCAAGATACCCACTGGGCAAGTGGATTATTCGGGTATTTTCCCAGTTATGCATTAGGTAACATTTACAGTGGACAACTATTAGGGTGTATGAACTCCCAGATTCCCGATTGGGGAAACCAGCTTTCTGAAGGAAACTTCCAAACGGTGAAAGATTGGTTAATCCAAAATGTTCACAGCTATGGAAACTTGTACAATCCGCCAGAATTAATCCAAAAAATCGCTGGAACAGACTTGAAGGTTAAGCCGTTTCTGGATTATTTGAACCAAAAATATTCTCAGCTTTATCAGTTCTAG
- the rqcH gene encoding ribosome rescue protein RqcH, giving the protein SGDKEIVRALSRSVSISGVYAEEILLRSGVNKKTHCNDLTEEELETIFSELQNLLSAIMSKKLEPSIISDENDQWIDVTAVSLKKYEQFKKQKFETFNNALDEYYAKITDIETTQEATGDVEKEVARQKRILDKQLHALEDLKEPIIKNKHIGDLIYQHFGDFQTLSQKILEQKDLGKSWEEIASALQTGKKTNIHPATLFESLDGKNQVLRVSVGENAFSLNLRDSIQDNANRYYLKSKKAEKKLKGAEKILEETRVKIEKAKKQVVLTKKEQQPLAKRRKKEWYEKFRWFHSSDGFLVIGGRDATTNELIVKKRMEPNDIIFHAEIVGAPFVLIKTEGKTVPEQTINEAAQAAASYSRAWKELLSAINVYWIHPDQVSKTPPSGQSLPKGSFMIRGKKNFVRGTKLQVAIGLKIKDDTIILVGGPVDAIANQTDFYMELIPGTQKSSEIAKKIRHTLSTKVPEELKRTVTGIELDEFQRFIPLGRGKIIKSKR; this is encoded by the coding sequence AACTTGAAACAATTTTTAGTGAACTGCAAAACCTTCTGTCAGCAATTATGTCAAAAAAATTGGAACCCAGCATAATAAGTGACGAAAATGACCAGTGGATTGACGTAACTGCAGTAAGTCTCAAAAAATACGAACAGTTCAAAAAACAAAAATTTGAAACCTTCAATAATGCACTGGATGAATATTACGCAAAAATTACGGATATTGAAACCACCCAGGAAGCCACTGGAGACGTTGAAAAAGAAGTAGCACGCCAAAAACGGATTCTTGACAAACAACTGCATGCGCTAGAAGACTTGAAAGAGCCAATCATAAAAAACAAACATATCGGAGATTTAATCTACCAACATTTTGGAGATTTTCAAACACTTTCACAAAAAATTTTGGAACAAAAAGACCTTGGTAAATCTTGGGAAGAAATTGCGTCAGCGTTACAAACAGGAAAGAAAACAAACATTCATCCTGCCACCTTATTTGAGTCGTTAGATGGAAAAAACCAAGTTCTTCGTGTTTCAGTTGGAGAAAATGCTTTTTCGTTGAATCTTCGGGACTCCATTCAAGATAATGCTAACCGTTACTACTTAAAATCTAAAAAAGCTGAAAAGAAGCTTAAAGGTGCTGAAAAAATCCTTGAAGAAACCCGCGTAAAAATTGAAAAAGCCAAAAAACAGGTTGTGTTAACGAAAAAAGAACAACAACCTCTTGCCAAACGACGCAAAAAAGAGTGGTACGAAAAATTCCGGTGGTTCCACTCCTCAGATGGATTTCTTGTTATCGGCGGAAGAGACGCCACAACAAACGAGTTAATCGTCAAAAAACGCATGGAACCCAACGATATTATTTTTCATGCTGAAATTGTGGGTGCACCTTTTGTTTTGATTAAAACAGAAGGAAAAACAGTTCCCGAACAAACAATCAACGAAGCAGCTCAAGCTGCAGCATCGTATTCTCGGGCGTGGAAGGAACTTCTCAGCGCCATAAACGTATATTGGATTCACCCCGATCAAGTGAGTAAAACTCCTCCTTCAGGTCAGTCGTTGCCAAAAGGCTCGTTTATGATTCGAGGAAAAAAGAACTTTGTTCGTGGAACAAAGTTACAGGTTGCTATTGGACTAAAAATTAAGGATGATACAATCATTCTTGTAGGCGGTCCAGTAGATGCCATTGCCAATCAAACGGATTTTTACATGGAACTTATTCCGGGCACTCAAAAAAGCAGTGAAATTGCAAAAAAGATTCGGCATACTTTGTCGACGAAAGTTCCTGAAGAACTAAAACGAACAGTTACGGGGATTGAGTTAGATGAGTTCCAACGGTTTATTCCGTTGGGGCGAGGAAAAATAATTAAATCTAAAAGATAA
- a CDS encoding HNH endonuclease: MVEFPEEVVKQAFGAADYRCECLKLEHGHKYNSLCMHQVDWNKRGQPDEKGWEADFIVPPEKGGKPVIENCEILCWECYTKKHNKE; the protein is encoded by the coding sequence ATGGTTGAATTTCCCGAAGAAGTTGTAAAACAAGCGTTCGGCGCTGCAGACTACAGATGCGAATGCCTAAAGCTAGAACACGGACACAAATACAATTCATTATGTATGCATCAAGTTGACTGGAACAAACGAGGTCAACCAGACGAAAAAGGCTGGGAAGCAGACTTCATTGTCCCACCAGAAAAAGGTGGCAAACCAGTAATCGAGAACTGTGAAATTCTCTGCTGGGAATGCTACACTAAAAAACACAACAAAGAGTAG